The segment TCCTCGGATTAGTCCATTGATTTCTATAAGATAAAATTGATGTTTGCTCTCCGTCATTTGCCTTGTCAAATCCTCCGTTGAATATATCTTAGCCAACATATAATCTACCTGTTCTTGACCAACAATAGGCACATAATGGTGATTCCAAATTTTTACTGCCAGTTGGTAAATAGTAGGTATTTCGGCAGAAGTAGCGGGGAGTAGTTTTATCATAGGGTGAGTATTCTAAATTATTCGAAAATTTCCAGTTATAATTAAGACTTAAACTTCAAATGCCGTTGCCAAAGTATAGATACTGAGACTAGCGCAGCCAGCCTCCAGGAGAGATTGCCCAGCAGAAATAAGTGTAGCTCCAGTGGTCACGACATCATCGAGCAAGACGAGATGCTTGCCTTTAATTTTTTCAACATTAACAACATTAAAAGCTGCATCTAGATTTTGAAAACGTTCATTTCTATCGAGCTTGGTTTGTGAGATTGTTTTCTTATTTCTAGTTAATACATCTTTGTACATAGGTAGATTAGAAACCTCAGATAATCCCTCTGCAAAGCGTTCTGTCTGGTTATATCCTCTCAGTTGTAATTTAGAGGCATGCAGAGGAATAGGGATAAAACAATCTATCGAATTTGAAAACATATTTTCATGGTTACTATAGGCTAGCCTTCCCATTTCGCGCGCTAATTCCTGATTGTTATTATATTTCATTTCCCATAAAATCTGCTGCACCATTTCATTTTTATTGTAGTACAAGAACGAACCAGCTGCTTTGAGGTTTATAAATGGCTTCAGCTTGTCTAATACGATGTTATCTTCTGATAAATTGAAGTAGGTTCTTGGGAGCAGACCATTGCACTCGATGCAAAATAAATTGTTGGAAGCTAAAATTCGTTTATTGCAAAAAGCACAGGTATTGAGGAATATTTCCATACTCAACCTCTTATTTTATGCACCCATAGATAAAAACTACAAGCACCTACAAAATTGCAAATGGTATCTTCCCAAGTAAAAAAACGATTGAAAGGAAGAATTTTCTGCAAAACTTCTATAACAAATCCAAATATACCTAGTAATACTGGATATTTCCATAATGTAATGGTAGGCCCTGAGATATGGCTATATAATGCCAAACTAAGTGCGTAGGCAAGGCTAGCATACATGGCTAAATGAACCACTAAATCCACTCTGGTAAATCCTACTTTTGGCAAAGATTTCTGTGGTATGAGAGATAGCACCAAAACCAATAACGCGAGACCTATGAATAAGCCCCACTTATTACGAAAAAAAGTTGGGAAAAAGTAGGTATTATCCCACAATGGCTGAGTAGTCATCTGCACTGAGCAAACCAGCTAATTCACTTTCGTTGGCTAGCTCTATTTCTACCATCCAACCTGCACCATAGGGATCAGAATTAACTAATTGTGGATCTGCCTCTAGTGCACTATTGATGCCCAAAATAGTACCTGTTACGGGCATATACAAGTCAGAAACTGTTTTTACAGCTTCTATAGTACCGAAAATCTCATTTTGAGCTACTTTTTTTCCTTGAGTATTGATATCTAGGTAGACGATATCACCCAATTCTTTTTGAGCAAAATCTGTGATTCCGATTTTCGCTTTATTTCCTTCTACAAGTATCCACTCGTGTTCTTTGGTATATTTTAGATTAGCTGGAAAATTCATTATTTACTTTTAATTTTAGAGGACAAATTTAACTAGGAAGATAAAACTGATTAGAAAAATTATTTACTTCCTGTTTTATAGAGGCTAAAACAGCCTCGTTTTCATGATTCATTATAGCGCTATCGATCCATTCTACAATCTTGACCATATCTGACTCATTCATTTTTCTGGTAGTTATCGCTGGTGTACCAATGCGAATACCAGAGGTTATAAATGGAGATTTATCATCAAATGGAACCATATTTTTATTGACGGTGATATCTACCTTGCCTAAAGTAATCTCAGCCTTTTTCCCTGAAATATTTTTATTTCTTAAATCTATAAGCAATAGGTGATTATCAGTACCGCCCGAAACCAAATGATATCCTTTATCAATAAAAGCCTTGGTCATAGCTTGTGCGTTCGATAAGACTTGTTTTTGATAAGTAATAAAATCATCTGCCAAAGCTTCTCCAAAAGCTACTGCCTTTCCAGCAATCACATGCTCTAAAGGTCCTCCTTGAGTGCCTGGGAAAACAGCTAAATCTATTAATTCACCCATAGATCTGACCTCTCCTTTCGGATTCGTGTGACCCCATGGATTGGGGAAGTCCTTGCCTATCATAATGACACCTCCACGTGGACCTCTAAGTGTCTTGTGTGTCGTAGAAGTCACAATATGACAATATGGTATGGGATCACTCAATTGTTTTGCAGCTATTAAACCTGCGGTATGCGAAATATCAGCTAGCAAAATAGCCCCCACCTCGTCTGCTATAGCTCTGAATCTAGGGAAATCATAATCTCTCGTATAGGCTGATGCTCCACAAATTATCATTTTGGGTTTGCATTCCTTTGCCTTTGCATGCACTTTATCCATGTCGATTCTACCTGTCTCCTGCTCTACCCCATAAAACTCAGCCTTATAAAGTTTTCCAGAAAAATTGACAGGCGAACCGTGCGTCAGGTGACCTCCATGAGATAAGTCTAATCCTAAGATAACATCGCCTGGCTTGAGACATGCTAGCATCACTGCTGCATTAGCCTGAGCTCCAGAATGTGGTTGTACATTAGCATATTCAGCACCAAACAATTTTTTCAATCTATCAATGGCTTCTTGCTCCACCTTATCTACGACTGCACATCCTCCATAATATCTACGTCCTGGGTATCCCTCTGCATATTTATTGGTCAAGCAAGAACCTATAGCACGCATCACAGCCTCCGATGTATAGTTCTCACTGGCTATCAGTTCTATACCTTCACGCTGTCGAGTATATTCTTCTTTTATTAAGTTTTCGATGATGTTATCGTTCATTTATTATATTTTATTTTATTTGAAGCAAATGTAATCAAACAGCTAATAGTTAATAGCTAAAAATATTACTATAAGTTTTACAACAAGTATAGGATTAAAAACATGACATAATACTTATAAAAAAGATAAATAATTCTGAAATTAAGCAAATTATCCCAAATTCTGCATTAGAAAATGCAGAATCGATTAAGAATTTGTATTTCAATATTTTGTATATCTTAAAACAAATTCTAAATCGGGATAACCCCAACTAAATCATATAGTTCGCCACGTAGTGGCTTCTAATGATTAATTTGGGATTATAAGTTATTTCCAAAGCGCCCTCATTATTAAATGATAGTTTTGAGCTAAAATATGGATATTTGGAGTTTTATTCAAAAATGAACAAGTTGATTCAATATAGCAAGTTTAACCTTTTTCTAACTTTACTACTTTTCATCTGCATAGGTGAGGTAAAATCACAGGAAAATGAGTACAACATAGCTGCTATACGAGTTGAAGGACCCGTTACTACGGATAAAGCAATGATCGTAGCCTTATCTGGATTGAGTGTAGGTCAAACCATTCACATACCGGGACAAGAAGCAACTCAAGCAATCAAACAACTTTGGAAACAAGGCTTATTCTCCAATATTGATATTCAAGCAGAACGCTACCAAGGAAAAAGTGTATTTCTACTAATTAAATTAGAGGAGAAACCAAGGATAACCAAATATAAAATCACAGGAGTCAAGAAAGGCGACATAGAAGAATTGAGACCAAAACTGGAGTTACGAGCTGGCTCTATACTCAACGACCAATTAGAAACAAACATCCAAAACATTATCAAGAATTATTACAAAGAAAAATCTTTTATTTATCCTAAAATAACGATTGATAAAGTAGCAGACTCTTCTATAGCCAATGGTGTAGCTATAAAAATCAATATAGATAGAGGTTATAAATATGTTGTAAAAGATATCATTTTTATCGATAACCAAAAAGCCTCTAGTGCTGGCCTTAAAAAAGCCATGAAAGAAAACAAAGAACAGGCTAAGATTCAGTTATTGGAAATGTTTAGATTCAAAAAACACCTTGCCAATCCTGGTTGGAGCTGGTACGATTATCTGGGAGTTATCACACCTAAGAACATAAAAAATTATGCTTCGGAATTTATACAGCCAAACATTTTTGCAGGAGCTAAATACAAACCAGAGGAGCTAAAACAGGCAGACTTCGCTTCTATAAAGGATCATTATGCTAGTCTCGGTCATAGGGATGCTAAAATTACTTGGGATACCGTCGTAGAACATTCGAATCAGCGAGTTAAAATATTTATCAAAGTAGACGAAGGCAAAAAATATTATTTCAGAAATATAAACTGGGTAGGAAATACCAAGTATCCAGACTCTATACTTTCTCAGATATTGGATATTCGAAAGGGTGACCCTTTTGATCAGGAAAAACTAGATAAGAGACTTCAACAAAATCCTGAAGGTGGAGACGTATCTGGACTTTACATGGATGACGGATATTTATTTTTCCGAATAGATCCACAAGAAGTGGCTGTGGTAGGTGATAGTGTAGATTATCTTATGCGAGTCTATGAAGGCAATCAATCGACAATAAACAATATTACCATTTCAGGAAACGTCAAAACGAATGAGCATGTCATACGTCGTGAATTAAAATTAAGACCTGGAGATAAATTTGACCGATCAAAGCTAATAAGAACCCAGCGTGAATTAGCAGCTATGGGATACTTTAATCCTGAGGCCACTCAGATACTGCCTAAGCCAAATGAAGATGGGACCGTAGACATTGACCTCATTGTGGAAGAAAAACCGAACGATCAATTATCACTTTCATTGGGATATGCGAATTTCTTTTATGGACAAGTAGGAATGAATTTCACCAATTTCTCATTGAGAAATATGTTCAATCTCAAAACGTGGAAACCTCTCCCCTCTGGTGATGGGCAGACGCTGGCGATCAATGTGCAGTCTTCTGGTGTATTGAGCCAAATATTTAACGTCTCATTTACAGAACCGTGGCTAGGTGGTAAGAGTCCTACCTCATTAACGGTGTCGGGAACACACAGTAGATTTTCCAATCCATTAGCTGACGGATCTAGAAGTTTATTTATACGTAATAATTTCTCTGTAGAAGTAGGGAAGCGTCTTCGTTGGCCAGATGATTATTTTGTAGCCTTCTTTGGCGTGACCATGGAGAATAACATATTGGAAAACAACAATCAATTCGGAGCAAACTTTTCGACGGGTGTAGTCAATAACTTGTATGGAAGATTTACCCTCACTCGAAATTCATTGAATGGACCTATAGGGCCTCAAATCTATCCTACTACAGGATCAAATATATCATTCTCCGTTCAGGCGACACTTCCTTATTCGAAAATATTTAGTTCTAGAAATCTAAACTACGAAGATCCTAACTTAAGCAAGTCTCAACATTGGAACTGGATAGAATATCATAAATGGAAATTCTCTACGGATGTTTATATGCCTTTAGCTGGAAATTTGGTGGCTCGATTTGCTTCGCGATTTGGGACCATAGGTTCTTTTAATAGTCGCTATGGCATATCTCCATTTGAGCGATTCCGAATAGGGGGAGATGGTCTCGTGATGTGGAATCAGTTCGGACAGGAAACCTATGCCCTCAGAGGCTACGATGAACGTGAGGTGACTATCAATAAAGAGGGGGAGTTTTTCCAAGGAGCAACAGTATTTAATAAATATATCTTCGAACTGAGATATCCTATCATGCTCAATCCAGGCTCTTCTATCTATACCATGTTATTTGCAGAAGCGGGAAATGGCTGGGAACGATTTAAAGACTTTGATCCATTCAATGTGAAAAAATCCTATGGTCTGGGTGTTCGATTCTTCCTTCCAATGTTCGGCTTACTAGGATTTGACTATGGTCTAGGAGTAGATAAATATGTACCTCCAGGACTTCAAAATGCCAGTATTTTCGACAAATATGGCAAGTTTAGATTTATCCTAAGCTTCGAGCCGCAGTAGGGCTTAGTTATTAGCTTTTGGCTAATATTGAATAGTTGATGGGGTAGTCAAGGGTAAATCCCCATATCTTTAATTCTATTATTTATGATTTAATGGTCATCATGGCGTTATTGTCAACCATCATGCTCTAATGAATACTCATCATGCCAATATTGTCAATCATCATGCTCTAACGAATACTCATCACGTCATTATTGTCAATCATCATGCTCTAATGAATACTCATCATGCCATTATTGTCAATCATCATGCTCTAATGAAGTCTCAACATGCCATTATTGTCAATCATCATGCTCTAATGAATACTCATCATGTCATTATTGTCAATCATCATGCTCTAATGAATACTCATCATGCCATTATTGTCAATCATCATGCTCTAATGAAGTCTCAACATGGCATTATTGTCAACCATCATGCTCTAACGAACACTCATCATGCCATTATTATCAAATCTTTTGTCTAACTTAAATGACATTTCTAAACTTCGCGGTGACAACAGCGCGAAGAGCGGTTGGTTAAGGTACGAGTTTGCAAACTCGCACCAGCGAGGGGTTTATTCTAATATTTTTCCACTTGTATCTTTTATTACAAGATATCGAACATCAATATCAACTCTATTAAACTTTTTCAACGGAATTTTATGGTCAGAATTAAGGTGTATAATTCTCCATCTTTTGGATTTATTTACAATAAATAATTCATCGTTATAGGTAGCAAATGGGATATAGATTAAACTATCTTTCCAGTAAAAGTCCATACTTCCTACATTGCTATATTTTATAAAATTATCCTTAGGAGATAAAATTCCGTAATATGAATATGGCATGATATAACAACTTCCTCCCAAGCGTTTCCAAACTGTAAGTTGAGTCTTATTGTCAATATTTACAACCTTTCTACGCATATCTAAATAAATCAATATGAATAAAAGGCAAATAGCTAAATACAATATCTTTTTCATCTTACAGGCAATAATCTTTCCTTAAAATAATCATTTCCTATTCTATAACCAACTCTTTGCGCTGATTGTGTAAGCATAGCTTCTGAAAATAGTCCTCCTTGTTGCCAAGTGCTCCCACCTGTCATTTTTAAAGTCATAGACGCTGCCCGTAGTGTCAGCACTCAATATACTAGACCAGAATATACTAAACCATAAAATCAGCATTCGAGGCAAGGTCTAAAGATAGTCTATTTAAGAAAAAGGCAAAGATACCACTTCCGCTTATATTTGCGCTATGTAGATTAAATCACAGATTTATTATCACTCGAACGAAGTCAATAGACTTCGCTCAGTGGAGGGAATCATATACTGAAATCTTTTTTAAATTTAATTCTACATAATTTTTCGTGTAATAGAATATTTGGTCATTATCATTCAATTCTACAATTTTAATTTTATCTGAAAAATTTCTTGTAACGTTACTTATCGAACAGGATTCAGCGTAGATTATCAAAGAATCTTGATTTAATGAAATCCTATAAAAAATCATATCCGTATAAAACACAATGTCTTGTTCGTTATTAAAATCGTTATCCGGCTTTTTCGATAATAAGATTCGAGTATGGTTACCAGATACTCCCCATATCTTTGCTTTTAAATAAAAAACAGGTTCATTTCTTAGTTTTATCTCCTTTATATTAAAATTAGAACTAAAAGATTGGGCTGTAATCTTATTTTTATCCTTATAGTAAACCAAATAAACTATAAGAAATAGAATAACGAGAAATGTTGTAATCACTTTATTTTGATATCTCATAAAACTATTTTATTTTCCAGAATTCCATCCTTTTAGACTCATTCTATATTGATAGAAATTTTCTCTAAGAGTTGGGGCTACAAATTTAGTAGGATTAGAAGTGATTTTTAATTCGCTGTCCAGAGACCACACCGCAAAGGGCACAGATATTACTGTCGCTAATATCTCCGCTATGTAGGTGTTGCAAACTCGCACTAGTGGGAGAACCTTCATTTAACTTTTAATTTTATTCATAGTCTTTAACTGCTTGTAAAAACCAATATCATTAAATTTTAAGGAATCATCATACTTAGCAAAACTTGTAATTATAAAGTCAAAATTATTTAGCATATACACTTTGGTTTTTTCTGTCCTTACAAAATTGCCACAATTGCACTGTAAATAAAAATCTAAATATCTTTTCCCGTTTAAATAGATGACTAAATCTTTGTTTTTATGTCAAACCATTGAATGTCTCTTTCAGACATTATTTTCGAAACTTTTCCACTATTAATTTCCCTTATCTCAAAGGTCAATTTACTATTATATTTCAAGGTAGTACAAGAAATTTCACTTAGAAATAGAAATAATAAGACCTTACTATGCCACATTTTACTTATCTATTTAATTGATACCAACCACTATGAGAGGTAAAGCAGCGGTGATTGGTAACATGACTTATAATGTCATGACCCCAAAGGTTAAACCAAGCTAGGCTAAATAAGAATAGAGACAACCTTAGCATGATGTAAAGATAATCATTTTAATTTATAGCACAGATATCGCTGTCGCTAATATCTGCGCTATGAGGAAGGCGGACTTAATACAAATCTAATATTGAGTCTATATAATACTTATCTTTTTCTTTAATCAAGAATAATGTTATGGTATATTCGTTATAATTAGCAAAGGAAACCATATAAGATAAATCAGACT is part of the Chitinophagales bacterium genome and harbors:
- a CDS encoding ComF family protein; the encoded protein is MEIFLNTCAFCNKRILASNNLFCIECNGLLPRTYFNLSEDNIVLDKLKPFINLKAAGSFLYYNKNEMVQQILWEMKYNNNQELAREMGRLAYSNHENMFSNSIDCFIPIPLHASKLQLRGYNQTERFAEGLSEVSNLPMYKDVLTRNKKTISQTKLDRNERFQNLDAAFNVVNVEKIKGKHLVLLDDVVTTGATLISAGQSLLEAGCASLSIYTLATAFEV
- the gcvH gene encoding glycine cleavage system protein GcvH yields the protein MNFPANLKYTKEHEWILVEGNKAKIGITDFAQKELGDIVYLDINTQGKKVAQNEIFGTIEAVKTVSDLYMPVTGTILGINSALEADPQLVNSDPYGAGWMVEIELANESELAGLLSADDYSAIVG
- a CDS encoding serine hydroxymethyltransferase, which encodes MNDNIIENLIKEEYTRQREGIELIASENYTSEAVMRAIGSCLTNKYAEGYPGRRYYGGCAVVDKVEQEAIDRLKKLFGAEYANVQPHSGAQANAAVMLACLKPGDVILGLDLSHGGHLTHGSPVNFSGKLYKAEFYGVEQETGRIDMDKVHAKAKECKPKMIICGASAYTRDYDFPRFRAIADEVGAILLADISHTAGLIAAKQLSDPIPYCHIVTSTTHKTLRGPRGGVIMIGKDFPNPWGHTNPKGEVRSMGELIDLAVFPGTQGGPLEHVIAGKAVAFGEALADDFITYQKQVLSNAQAMTKAFIDKGYHLVSGGTDNHLLLIDLRNKNISGKKAEITLGKVDITVNKNMVPFDDKSPFITSGIRIGTPAITTRKMNESDMVKIVEWIDSAIMNHENEAVLASIKQEVNNFSNQFYLPS
- a CDS encoding outer membrane protein assembly factor is translated as MNKLIQYSKFNLFLTLLLFICIGEVKSQENEYNIAAIRVEGPVTTDKAMIVALSGLSVGQTIHIPGQEATQAIKQLWKQGLFSNIDIQAERYQGKSVFLLIKLEEKPRITKYKITGVKKGDIEELRPKLELRAGSILNDQLETNIQNIIKNYYKEKSFIYPKITIDKVADSSIANGVAIKINIDRGYKYVVKDIIFIDNQKASSAGLKKAMKENKEQAKIQLLEMFRFKKHLANPGWSWYDYLGVITPKNIKNYASEFIQPNIFAGAKYKPEELKQADFASIKDHYASLGHRDAKITWDTVVEHSNQRVKIFIKVDEGKKYYFRNINWVGNTKYPDSILSQILDIRKGDPFDQEKLDKRLQQNPEGGDVSGLYMDDGYLFFRIDPQEVAVVGDSVDYLMRVYEGNQSTINNITISGNVKTNEHVIRRELKLRPGDKFDRSKLIRTQRELAAMGYFNPEATQILPKPNEDGTVDIDLIVEEKPNDQLSLSLGYANFFYGQVGMNFTNFSLRNMFNLKTWKPLPSGDGQTLAINVQSSGVLSQIFNVSFTEPWLGGKSPTSLTVSGTHSRFSNPLADGSRSLFIRNNFSVEVGKRLRWPDDYFVAFFGVTMENNILENNNQFGANFSTGVVNNLYGRFTLTRNSLNGPIGPQIYPTTGSNISFSVQATLPYSKIFSSRNLNYEDPNLSKSQHWNWIEYHKWKFSTDVYMPLAGNLVARFASRFGTIGSFNSRYGISPFERFRIGGDGLVMWNQFGQETYALRGYDEREVTINKEGEFFQGATVFNKYIFELRYPIMLNPGSSIYTMLFAEAGNGWERFKDFDPFNVKKSYGLGVRFFLPMFGLLGFDYGLGVDKYVPPGLQNASIFDKYGKFRFILSFEPQ